The nucleotide sequence GAGATCGTGCGCTTTGTAAGCTGCGAGCTCCGCCTCGCTGTCGAACTCGCCATAGACCACGATGTCGATATCGTTGCCGAGCTGATCGGTCTTGCGGTTGCGGGCAACCTCAAGCCGGCGCGCATGTGGTATCGTGGTGAGAAGCGAAAGACCTTCGATGAT is from Bradyrhizobium sp. ISRA430 and encodes:
- a CDS encoding Dabb family protein, which translates into the protein MIRHIVFFSAKDEAHIDQIIEGLSLLTTIPHARRLEVARNRKTDQLGNDIDIVVYGEFDSEAELAAYKAHDLYQESIKRVRPLRELRFAADYNVSIDTPFASTAG